One part of the Amphiura filiformis chromosome 5, Afil_fr2py, whole genome shotgun sequence genome encodes these proteins:
- the LOC140152485 gene encoding exosome complex component RRP46-like isoform X3 — translation MAAVYGPADVNQRKEILDKATVEVVLKNKVGFAAVKEKAQERLIRNSCATVILTGLHPRTSVTIVLQIIQDSGSLLSCCINAACLALLDAGVPMKCLMASVTCVLDKDGDLFLDPTEKQAKVAQCMYTFAFESQEKKIITSTMKGTCTTEQYQSCLAACQTASQEIFNFYRTSAEKKLSKS, via the exons ATGGCTGCTGTGTATGGTCCAGCTGATGTCAATCAGAGGAAAGAAATCTTAGACAAAGCCACAGTGGAGGTAGTTCTCAAAAATAAAGTGGGCTTTGCAG CTGTCAAGGAGAAAGCCCAGGAGCGACTGATACGTAACAGCTGTGCTACAGTGATTCTAACAGGACTTCATCCTAGAACATCAGTTACCATAGTGCTGCAGATAATACAAGATTCTGGATCT TTATTATCCTGCTGTATTAATGCTGCATGTTTAGCATTACTTGATGCTGGAGTACCTATGAAATGCCTCATGGCTTCCGTCACATGTGTCCTTGATAAAGATGGGGATTTGTTTCTTGATCCTACTGAGAAACAAGCAAAG GTTGCACAGTGCATGTACACATTTGCTTTTGAAAGCCAAGAGAAGAAGATTATCACATCAACAATGAAGGGGACATGTACAACAGAGCAA TATCAGTCCTGCCTTGCAGCATGCCAAACAGCAAGCCAAGAAATCTTCAACTTTTATAGGACTTCTGCTGAAAAGAAACTCTCAAAATCATAG